The Streptomyces sp. NBC_00454 DNA segment CGCTGGTAAGGGTTACCTAACTTAGCCTCACCTTAGCGGATTGGCCAGAGTGCCGCGCGGCAGGATTGCGGTAATACGCGCGAATTCATGCATGAAGGAGACTGTCGTGTCGGCGAACAGCTTCGACGCCCGCAGCACGCTGCAGGTGGGCGACGAGTCGTACGAGATCTTCAAGCTGGACAAGGTCGAGGGCTCTGCCCGCCTTCCCTACAGCCTGAAGGTCCTGCTGGAGAACCTGCTCCGTACCGAGGACGGCGCGAACATCACCGCCGACCACATCCGGTCGCTCGGAAACTGGGACTCGCAGGCCCAGCCCAGCGAGGAAATCCAGTTCACGCCGGCCCGCGTGATCATGCAGGACTTCACCGGCGTCCCCTGCGTTGTCGACCTCGCCACCATGCGCGAGGCCGTGAAGGCCCTCGGCGGCGACCCGGCGAAGATCAACCCGCTCTCGCCCGCCGAGATGGTCATCGACCACTCGGTCATCGCCGACAAGTTCGGCACGAAGGAAGCCTTCGCGCAGAACGTCGAGCTGGAGTACGGCCGCAACAAGGAGCGCTACCAGTTCCTGCGCTGGGGCCAGACCGCCTTCGACGACTTCAAGGTCGTCCCCCCGGGCACCGGCATCGTCCACCAGGTCAACATCGAGCACCTGGCCCGCACGGTCATGGTCCGTAACGGCCAGGCGTACCCCGACACCCTCGTCGGCACCGACTCGCACACCACCATGGTCAACGGCCTGGGCGTGCTGGGCTGGGGCGTCGGCGGCATCGAGGCCGAGGCCGCGATGCTCGGCCAGCCGGTCTCCATGCTGATCCCGCGCGTCGTCGGCTTCAAGCTGACCGGCGAGCTGCCGGCCGGCACCACCGCCACCGACCTCGTGCTGACCATCACCGAGATGCTCCGCAAGCACGGCGTCGTCGGCAAGTTCGTCGAGTTCTACGGCCAGGGCGTCGCCGCCACCTCGCTCGCGAACCGCGCCACCATCGGCAACATGTCGCCGGAGTTCGGCTCCACCGCCGCGATCTTCCCGATCGACGACGAGACGCTGAAGTACCTGCGCCTGACCGGACGCGACGCCCAGCAGGTCGCGCTCGTCGAGGCGTACGCCAAGGCCCAGGGCCTGTGGCTGGACCCGGCCGCCGAGCCGGACTTCTCCGAGAAGCTGGAGCTCGACCTCTCCACGGTCGTCCCCTCCATCGCCGGCCCGAAGCGCCCGCAGGACCGCATCGTCCTCGCCAACGCCTCGCAGCAGTTCGCGCAGGACGTGCGCAACTACGTCGAGGACGACGACGAGGCGGGCAAGGAGTCCTTCCCGGCCTCCGACGCCCCGGCCTCCACCAACGGTGTCCCGAGCCGCCCGACCCTGGTCACCCTGGCCGACGGCACCTCCTTCGAGATCGACCACGGCGCCGTCACGGTCGCCGCGATCACCTCGTGCACCAACACCTCGAACCCCTACGTCATGGTCGCGGCCGCGCTCGTGGCGAAGAAGGCGACCGAGAAGGGCCTGACCCGCAAGCCCTGGGTCAAGACCACCCTGGCCCCCGGTTCGAAGGTCGTCACCGACTACTTCGACAAGGCCGGCCTGACCCCGTACCTCGACAAGATGGGCTTCAACCTCGTCGGGTACGGCTGCACCACCTGCATCGGCAACTCCGGTCCGCTGGACGAGGAGATCTCGAAGGCGATCAACGAGCACGACCTCGCGGTCACCTCGGTGCTCTCGGGCAACCGCAACTTCGAGGGCCGCATCAACCCCGACGTCAAGATGAACTACCTGGCCTCCCCGCCGCTGGTCGTCGCGTACGCCATCGCGGGCTCCATGAAGGTGGACATCACCAAGGACGCCCTGGGCACGGACCTCGAGGGCAAGCCGGTCTTCCTCGCGGACATCTGGCCCTCCGAGGCCGAGGTCAACGACGTCGTGGCGAACGCCATCGGCGAGGACATGTTCAGCAAGTCCTACCAGGACGTCTTCGCGGGCGACGCCCAGTGGCAGGCGCTGGAGATCCCGACGGGCAACACCTTCGAGTGGGACCCGCAGTCCACCTACGTGCGCAAGCCCCCCTACTTCGAGGGCATGACGATGGAGACCACCCCGGTCTCCGACATCGCCGGCGCCCGCGTGCTGGCGAAGCTGGGCGACTCGGTCACCACCGACCACATCTCCCCGGCGGGTGCGATCAAGGCCGACACCCCGGCCGGCAAGTACCTCACGGAGCACGGCGTCGAGCGCCGCGACTTCAACTCGTACGGTTCCCGCCGCGGCAACCACGAGGTCATGATCCGCGGTACCTTCGCCAACATTCGCCTCCGCAACCAGATCGCGGCCGGCACCGAGGGCGGCTTCACCCGCGACTTCACCGTCGAGGGCGCGCCCGTCTCCTTCATCTACGACGCCTCGCAGAACTACCAGGCCGCCGGCATCCCGCTGGTCATCCTGTCGGGCAAGGAGTACGGCTCGGGCTCGTCCCGCGACTGGGCGGCCAAGGGCACCGCGCTGCTCGGCGTCAAGGCCGTCATCGCGGAGTCCTACGAGCGCATCCACCGCTCGAACCTGATCGGCATGGGTGTTCTCCCGCTCCAGTACCCCGAGGGCGTCACGGCGGCCTCCCTGGGCCTCACGGGTGAAGAGACCTTCTCCTTCACCGGTGTCGAGGAGCTGAACAACGGCACCACCCCGCGCACGGTCAAGGTCACCACCGAAACCGGCGTGGAGTTCGACGCGGTCGTCCGCATCGACACCCCGGGTGAGGCGGACTACTACCGCAACGGCGGCATCATGCAGTACGTGCTCCGTAACCTCATCCGTGGATAAGCACAGCCGCGGCTGAGCACATACCGGCACCAAAGGGCCGTACCCCCGTTAAGGGGGTACGGCCCTTCCGTTTTTGTGGGTGGCTCCGACGGTGCTGGTCAGGTGACGGTGAGGTCTCAACTCGGAAAAGCCGGGGCGCATACCGGTACATGATCTTGCTCACAGGAGCGGAAGTGGACTATACCTGTGCCCGTCCGGGTCACCGCGAAACGAGCGGCCCCGGACGGGGGGATGGCGGGGACCTGCGGTTATGTCCGCATGCGCGGCAACAGCCGTACTTTCCTTCCTCCTTCACACTCCTGACGAAGGCGAGGACTTGAGCATGGGATCCACCTCCGCCCACGGCGAGAACAGCAACGGTGAGGGCCTCGGCCGCCGGGACCTGATCAAGCGCTCCGCGGCACTCGGACTGATCGCCGTACCGACGATGAGCTTCCTGTCCGCCTGCGCTTCGGGCTCCGACGACACCACCAAGGGCAACGAGTCCAAGGTCGCGGTCACCAAGGAGAACCCGTTCGGCGTCGCCAAGGGCAGCAAGCTCGACGTGGTCGTCTTCAAGGGCGGTTACGGCGACGACTACGCCAAGGCCTGGGAGGCGGCGTTCGACAAGAAGTGGGGCACCACTTCCTCCCACCTCTCCACCCAGGAGATCACCTCCAAGCTGCAGCCGCGCTTCAACGGCGGCAACCCGCCGGACGTCGTCGACGACTCGGGCGCCCAGCAGATCAAGCTGGACGTGCTCGTCAAGGGCGGCCAGGCCGCGGACCTCACCGCGGTGCTCGACGCCCCCTCGCTCGACGACCCGAGCAAGAAGGTCCGCGACACCCTGATCCCCGCGGCCATCGAAGGCGGCATGATCGGCGGCAAGTTCGTCGCCCTGCAGTACGTCTACACCGTCTGGGGCCTGTGGTACTCGGGCAAGCTCTTCAAGGAGAAGGGCTGGACCCCGCCGAAGACCTGGCCCGAGTTCGTGGAGATCTGCAAGAAGGCCAAGGAAGCCGGCATCGGCGGCCTGGCCCACCAGGGCAAGTACCCGTACTACATCAACGTCGCCATCATGGACCTGATCGCCAAGAAGGGCGGCCTGGATGCCATGAAGGCGATCGACAACCTGGAGCCGAACGCCTTCGCGGACAACCCGGTGGCGCTGGAGGCCGTCGAGGCGATCTACGACATCGTCGAGAAGGACCTGCTGATGCCGGGCACCAACGGCCTGACGCACACCGAGTCCCAGACCCAGTGGAACCAGTACAAGGCCGCCTTCATCACCTCGGGCTCCTGGCTGGAGAACGAGCAGCTCAAGCAGACCCCGGAAGACTTCGACATGCAGTTCCTGCCGATGCCGGTGCTGCCCGGGTCCAAGCTGCCCTTCGAGGCCATCCGCGCCGGCGCCGGCGAGCCCTTCATCGTCCCGGAGAAGGCCGCGAACAAGGCCGGCGGCCTGGAGTTCCTCCGCTCGATGCTGTCGCGCGAGTGGTCGACCCTCTTCGCCCAGCAGGCCAACTCCCTCACCGTCCTCAAGGACGGCGTGGACCCGTCGGTCAAGCTCCGCCCGGGTACCCAGTCGGCCGTCGCCGCACTCAAGGCGGCCGGGGACAATACCTTCAACTACCGCTACGCGGACTGGTACAGCGAGATGGGCACGGAGATCGAGAACGCGTCCAATGAGCTGATGGCCAAGCGCATCCAGCCCAAGGAATGGATCAAGCGGGCCCAGGCTGCGGTAGACAAGGCCACCAAGGACCCGAACGCCAAGAACAACAAGCGCAGCTGACACCCGCGTCCACCGGTCACCCGGAACCACCAGGGACGGACACCATGAGCCACGTAGCAAACAGCAAGGGGCGGGGCGGCTTCATCGCCGGCTTCCTCATCCTGCCCCTCGCGTTGTACCTGACCTTTGTCATCTGGCCGTACATTCAGACGTTCGGCTATTCCTTCACCAACTGGACGGGTCAGTCACCGACTTTCGACTTCGTCGGGCTGGACAACTACTCGGCCCTGCTGAAGGACGAGGTCTTCCGCGGCGCGCTGCTGCACAACCTGCTGCTCCTGGTGTTCGTCCCCACGGTCACCATCCTGATCTCCCTGTTCTTCGCCTTCATGCTGAACGCCGGCGGGCGCAGCGGAGCCGGCGGGGTCCAGGGGGTGGCGGGTTCCGCCCTCTACAAGGTGATCTACTTCTTCCCGCAGGTCCTCTCCCTCGCGATCCTGGCGGTGCTCTTCGGAGCCGTGTACCGCAGTGACGAGGGAGGGCTGCTGAATGGATTCCTCAGCAAACTGGGCCTGGTCGACCCGGCTCACCCCATCGAGTGGCTCAACCAGCCCAATTTCGTCCTCTGGTGCCTGCTGCTCGTAGTCGTCTGGCACGGGGTCGGCTTCTACCTCGTCCTCTTCTCGGCCGCCATGCAGTCGGTACCGAAGGACATCTACGAGGCCGCGCTGCTCGACGGCGCGGGGCGCGCCCAGACCTTCTTCAAGGTCACGCTGCCCCTGCTGTGGGATTCTGTGCAGACTTCCGCGGTCTATCTGGGCATCGCCGCGATGGACATGTTCGTCCTCGTGTCGACCATGACCTCGGGCCAGTTCGGCGGCGGACCGGACCACCACAGCGAGGTCATGGCGACGGTGCTGATGCGTAACTTCCTCTACTTCGGCAAGGCCGGTTACGCCTGCGCCATGGGGGTCGTCATGCTCGTCCTCACCCTGATCCTCTCCGCCATCACGCTGCGGGCCACTCGCCGCGAGCACGTCGAGTTCTAGCGGGAGACCACGATGACCACTGTGATCAAAGCACCGGGCGAGGCGGCCGCCGAGAAGCGCTCCGCCGCCTCCGGGCAGCCCCGCGGCCGCAAGAAGAGCGGTTCCGACGGGATGGTCCTCAACGTCTTCTCGCACGGCTTCCTCGCCGTGTGGGGGATATTGATCATCCTCCCGCTCATCTGGCTGGTGCTCGGTTCGTTCAAGACCGACGTGCAGATCGGCGAATCGGCCCTGAGCTGGCCGGCCAACTGGCACTTCGACGCCTTCCCCCGCGCCTGGAACAAGGGGATCGGCAGCTACTTCGCCAACACGCTGATCGTGATGGTGTTCTCGGTTCCGCTGACGATGCTGCTCGGCTCGATGGCCGCGTACGTCCTGGCCCGTTACCCCTTCCGGGGCAACCGTCCGATCTACTACTTCTTCGTCAGCGGGGCCATGTTCCCGGTCTTCCTGGCGCTCGTCCCGCTGTTCTTCATGGTGAAGCGGCTGGACATGCTCAACACGTACCAAGGTCTGATCCTGGTCTACGTGGCGTACTCGATGCCGTTCACCGTCTTCTTCATGCACTCCTTCTTCCGGACACTGCCGACGGCCGTGCACGAGGCAGCGGTGATCGACGGGGCCTCGCACACCCGGATCTTCTTCCAGGTGATGATGCCGATGGCCAAGCCCGGCCTGATCAGCGTCGGGATATTCAATGTCCTGGGGCAGTGGAACCAGTACATCCTGCCGTCCGTGCTGATGCAGCCGCAGACCGGATCGGACCCCGAGCGCTACATGCTCACCCAGGGCCTGATCCAGTTGCAGTACCAGATGGGCTACGAGACGGACCTGCCGGTGCTGTTCGCCGGTGTGACCATCGCGATGATCCCGATGCTGGTGGTCTACCTGTCCTTCCAGCGGCAGATCCAGGCCGGCCTGACCTCGGCCACGCTCAAGTAGCGTCAGGCCGAGGCCGACGGGTCGGGCACGACCGACCAGCTGACCGCCGAGACGGAGGGGTCGAGAGAGAGGTTGCTGACGGCTTCCTCGAGCATCCGGCCCCCCTCGCCCTCGGCGGTCAGCAGCGCGGACACCGTCACCAGGCCGGCCTCCGGGCCGTCCTGGCTGCGGATCGAGCGCAGCTGGTAGCCCGGCCGGCCGAGCGCGTCGACCAGCCGGTGGCGGATGTGGGCCTCCTCCGCCTCCAGGCACACCGCCTCGAAGTGGAAGTCGGTGGCCACCTCGGCCCCGCCGCTCGGGTCGCGGTCCATCCGCCGGCCCAGCGGGCGCAGCAGGAGGTTGGCCCCCACCACGCCCGCCGTGCCGAAGGCCGCCAGGACGAACATCCCGGTGCCGGCGAGGCAGCCGACCGCCGCCGAACACCACAGGGTGGCGGCCGTGTTCAGGCCCCGGACGCTGAGCCCGTCGCGCATGATCACGCCGGCGCCGAGGAAGCCGATCCCCGAGACGATCTGGGCGGCGACCCGCGAGCCGTCGTACTGGACCTCCGAGACCTCGCTCATGAATCCGTACTGCGAGAGCAGCACGAAGAGCGCCGCCCCGCCCGCCACCAGGGCGTTGGTCCGCAGACCCGCCATCCGGGCCCGCCACTGCCGTTCCAGGCCGATGGCCGCCCCGAATCCGAGCGCTGCGGCCAGGTGCCCGGCCATCTCCCATTCGGTGAGCATCATCGGCCCTCTCCCTTCTTCTGTGCGGGCTCTCCTAGAGCCAGGTGCCGAACTTCTTGATGTACACGGTCTTCAGCAGCTGCGTGAGCGTGCAGTACGCCAGCAGTACGCCGATCAGCCACGGGAAGTAGCTCGCCGGCAGGGCCACGAAGCCCAGCGATTCGGCCAGCGGCGAGAAGGGCAGGTAGAGCCCGGTCAGCACCGCGAGGACGGTCATCACCATCACCGGCCAGGAGGCGCGGGACTGGATGAAGGGGATCTTGCGGGTACGGATCATGTGGACGATCAGGGTCTGCGAGAGCAGGCCCTCGATGAACCAGCCGGACTGGAACAGCGCCTGGCTCGCCTCGCTGTTGGCCGCGAACACGTTCCACATGATGACGAACATCGCGATGTCGAAGATCGAGCTGATCGGGCCGATGCAGAGCATGAAGCGGCCGATGCCCTTGGCGTCCCAGTTGCGGGGCTTGCGCAGGTACTCCTCGTCCATCCGGTCCCAGGGCGTGGCCAGCTGGGCGATGTCGTAGACCAGGTTCTGGACCAGCAGCATGATCGCCAGCATCGGCTGGAACGGGATGAAGGCGCTCGCGACCAGTACGGAGAAGACGTTGCCGAAGTTGGAACTGGCCGTCATCTTGATGTACTTGATCGTGTTGCCGAAGGTGGTCCGGCCCTGGATCACGCCCTGCTCCAGGACGGTCAGGTCCTTCTCCAGCAGGATGATGTCGGCCGATTCCTTGGCGATGTCCACGGCGGTGTCCACGGAGATGCCGACGTCCGCGTCGCGCAGGGCCGCCGCGTCGTTGATGCCGTCCCCGAGGAAGCCGACCGTGTGGCCGTCTGCCTGCAGGGCCCGCACGATCCGGGCCTTCTGGACCGGGTTGACCTTGGCGAAGACCGTCGTACGGGCGGCCAGCGCGCGCAGCTGCGCGTCGTCGAGGGTGTCGATCTCGGCGCCGCTGACCACGTGGCCGACGGTCAGGCCCACGTCGGCGCAGACCCGGGCGGCGACGAGCTCGTTGTCGCCGGTGACCACCTTGACCGCGATGCCCTTGTCGGCCAGGCCCTGCAGGGCCCGGGCGGCGTCGGCCTTCGGCGGGTCGAGGAAGGCGAGGAAGCCGACCAGGGTCAGCTGGTCCTCGTCGGCGACCGTGTAGGTGTCGCGCGGGCTGCTCATCGTGCGGGTGGCGACGGCCAGGACGCGCAGGCCCTTGCGGTTGTTGTCCTCGGCGATGCGGGTGGCGTGCCACCGCAGCTGTTCGGTCAGCTCGACCTTGCGACCGCGGTCGGTCATGTGGGTGCACAGGGCGAGGACTTCCTCGACGGCACCCTTGGTGATCATGACGTGCTCGGGGCGGCCGGCCCCTCCCACGATGCTGTTGCGGTTGAGGACCACGGACATCCGGCGCCGGGCGAAGTCGAAGGGGATCTCGTCGACCATCGAGAACCGTGCGTCGACGACAACCTCCTCGGCCTCGCCCACGCGGTCGATGACCGCCTGGTCCATCAGGTTCTTCAGACCGGTCTGGAAGTGCGAGTTGAGGTAGCCGTACTCCAGGACCTCGTTGTCGTCCTCGCCGTGCACGTCCAGGTAGCGGTCCAGGACGATCCGGTCCTCGGTGAGGGTTCCGGTCTTGTCCGTGCACAGCACGTCCATGGCGCCCAGGTTCTGGATCGCGTTGAGCCGCTTGACGACCACCTTGCGCTTGGACATCGCCACGGCGCCGCGGGCCAGGTTGGCCGAGACCACCATCGGCAGCATCTCGGGCGTCAGGCCGACCGCAACGGCGATGCCGAGGAGGAAGGCGGCCTCCCAGTCGCCCTTGGTGAAGCCGTTGATCATGAAGACGACGGGGACCATCACCAGCATGAAGCGGATCAGCAGGAAGCTGACCCGGCGCACGCCGGTGTCGAAGTTGGTCTCGGGGCGCTCGCCGACCAGGGAGCCGGCCATCGAGCCGAAGTAGGTGTCGGCGCCGGTGGCGACGACGACTCCGGTGGCGGTGCCGGAGGTCACCGAAGTGCCCATCAGGCAGATGTTGTCGGCCTCGACCGGGTCGGTGGTCCCGTGCTGACCGAGGTCCTCCGCACGGGTGTCGGCCTTGGCCACCGGCAGGGACTCGCCGGACAGCGAGGCCTGGCTGACCATGAGGTCCTTGGAGGTGATGAGCCGCAGGTCGGCCGGGATCAGGTCGCCGGCGGCCAGCTTGACCATGTCACCGGGGACCACCTGGTCCATCGGGATCTCGAAGGTGGTGGGGCCCGAGCCGCTGCCGGCCCGGCGCTGCACCGCGCAGGTGGTGGTGACGAGCTGCTTGAGAGCGTCGGCGGCGCGGCCCGAGCGGTATTCCTGCCAGAAGCGCAGCAGACCGCTGATCCCGACCATCA contains these protein-coding regions:
- a CDS encoding carbohydrate ABC transporter permease gives rise to the protein MSHVANSKGRGGFIAGFLILPLALYLTFVIWPYIQTFGYSFTNWTGQSPTFDFVGLDNYSALLKDEVFRGALLHNLLLLVFVPTVTILISLFFAFMLNAGGRSGAGGVQGVAGSALYKVIYFFPQVLSLAILAVLFGAVYRSDEGGLLNGFLSKLGLVDPAHPIEWLNQPNFVLWCLLLVVVWHGVGFYLVLFSAAMQSVPKDIYEAALLDGAGRAQTFFKVTLPLLWDSVQTSAVYLGIAAMDMFVLVSTMTSGQFGGGPDHHSEVMATVLMRNFLYFGKAGYACAMGVVMLVLTLILSAITLRATRREHVEF
- the acnA gene encoding aconitate hydratase AcnA — encoded protein: MKETVVSANSFDARSTLQVGDESYEIFKLDKVEGSARLPYSLKVLLENLLRTEDGANITADHIRSLGNWDSQAQPSEEIQFTPARVIMQDFTGVPCVVDLATMREAVKALGGDPAKINPLSPAEMVIDHSVIADKFGTKEAFAQNVELEYGRNKERYQFLRWGQTAFDDFKVVPPGTGIVHQVNIEHLARTVMVRNGQAYPDTLVGTDSHTTMVNGLGVLGWGVGGIEAEAAMLGQPVSMLIPRVVGFKLTGELPAGTTATDLVLTITEMLRKHGVVGKFVEFYGQGVAATSLANRATIGNMSPEFGSTAAIFPIDDETLKYLRLTGRDAQQVALVEAYAKAQGLWLDPAAEPDFSEKLELDLSTVVPSIAGPKRPQDRIVLANASQQFAQDVRNYVEDDDEAGKESFPASDAPASTNGVPSRPTLVTLADGTSFEIDHGAVTVAAITSCTNTSNPYVMVAAALVAKKATEKGLTRKPWVKTTLAPGSKVVTDYFDKAGLTPYLDKMGFNLVGYGCTTCIGNSGPLDEEISKAINEHDLAVTSVLSGNRNFEGRINPDVKMNYLASPPLVVAYAIAGSMKVDITKDALGTDLEGKPVFLADIWPSEAEVNDVVANAIGEDMFSKSYQDVFAGDAQWQALEIPTGNTFEWDPQSTYVRKPPYFEGMTMETTPVSDIAGARVLAKLGDSVTTDHISPAGAIKADTPAGKYLTEHGVERRDFNSYGSRRGNHEVMIRGTFANIRLRNQIAAGTEGGFTRDFTVEGAPVSFIYDASQNYQAAGIPLVILSGKEYGSGSSRDWAAKGTALLGVKAVIAESYERIHRSNLIGMGVLPLQYPEGVTAASLGLTGEETFSFTGVEELNNGTTPRTVKVTTETGVEFDAVVRIDTPGEADYYRNGGIMQYVLRNLIRG
- a CDS encoding MgtC/SapB family protein, with translation MMLTEWEMAGHLAAALGFGAAIGLERQWRARMAGLRTNALVAGGAALFVLLSQYGFMSEVSEVQYDGSRVAAQIVSGIGFLGAGVIMRDGLSVRGLNTAATLWCSAAVGCLAGTGMFVLAAFGTAGVVGANLLLRPLGRRMDRDPSGGAEVATDFHFEAVCLEAEEAHIRHRLVDALGRPGYQLRSIRSQDGPEAGLVTVSALLTAEGEGGRMLEEAVSNLSLDPSVSAVSWSVVPDPSASA
- the ngcE gene encoding N-acetylglucosamine/diacetylchitobiose ABC transporter substrate-binding protein, which codes for MGSTSAHGENSNGEGLGRRDLIKRSAALGLIAVPTMSFLSACASGSDDTTKGNESKVAVTKENPFGVAKGSKLDVVVFKGGYGDDYAKAWEAAFDKKWGTTSSHLSTQEITSKLQPRFNGGNPPDVVDDSGAQQIKLDVLVKGGQAADLTAVLDAPSLDDPSKKVRDTLIPAAIEGGMIGGKFVALQYVYTVWGLWYSGKLFKEKGWTPPKTWPEFVEICKKAKEAGIGGLAHQGKYPYYINVAIMDLIAKKGGLDAMKAIDNLEPNAFADNPVALEAVEAIYDIVEKDLLMPGTNGLTHTESQTQWNQYKAAFITSGSWLENEQLKQTPEDFDMQFLPMPVLPGSKLPFEAIRAGAGEPFIVPEKAANKAGGLEFLRSMLSREWSTLFAQQANSLTVLKDGVDPSVKLRPGTQSAVAALKAAGDNTFNYRYADWYSEMGTEIENASNELMAKRIQPKEWIKRAQAAVDKATKDPNAKNNKRS
- the mgtA gene encoding magnesium-translocating P-type ATPase; this encodes MTMLTPRTPTKLAPPGKARRERKAAELEARTRTVGERLVEASARPGVQVLQEVDASAAGLTHSEAALRLERHGANVVAQERTPLWFVQLAKAYWNPFIGVLVFLAAVMYWQEPGDPGVIILSVMVGISGLLRFWQEYRSGRAADALKQLVTTTCAVQRRAGSGSGPTTFEIPMDQVVPGDMVKLAAGDLIPADLRLITSKDLMVSQASLSGESLPVAKADTRAEDLGQHGTTDPVEADNICLMGTSVTSGTATGVVVATGADTYFGSMAGSLVGERPETNFDTGVRRVSFLLIRFMLVMVPVVFMINGFTKGDWEAAFLLGIAVAVGLTPEMLPMVVSANLARGAVAMSKRKVVVKRLNAIQNLGAMDVLCTDKTGTLTEDRIVLDRYLDVHGEDDNEVLEYGYLNSHFQTGLKNLMDQAVIDRVGEAEEVVVDARFSMVDEIPFDFARRRMSVVLNRNSIVGGAGRPEHVMITKGAVEEVLALCTHMTDRGRKVELTEQLRWHATRIAEDNNRKGLRVLAVATRTMSSPRDTYTVADEDQLTLVGFLAFLDPPKADAARALQGLADKGIAVKVVTGDNELVAARVCADVGLTVGHVVSGAEIDTLDDAQLRALAARTTVFAKVNPVQKARIVRALQADGHTVGFLGDGINDAAALRDADVGISVDTAVDIAKESADIILLEKDLTVLEQGVIQGRTTFGNTIKYIKMTASSNFGNVFSVLVASAFIPFQPMLAIMLLVQNLVYDIAQLATPWDRMDEEYLRKPRNWDAKGIGRFMLCIGPISSIFDIAMFVIMWNVFAANSEASQALFQSGWFIEGLLSQTLIVHMIRTRKIPFIQSRASWPVMVMTVLAVLTGLYLPFSPLAESLGFVALPASYFPWLIGVLLAYCTLTQLLKTVYIKKFGTWL
- a CDS encoding carbohydrate ABC transporter permease, whose product is MTTVIKAPGEAAAEKRSAASGQPRGRKKSGSDGMVLNVFSHGFLAVWGILIILPLIWLVLGSFKTDVQIGESALSWPANWHFDAFPRAWNKGIGSYFANTLIVMVFSVPLTMLLGSMAAYVLARYPFRGNRPIYYFFVSGAMFPVFLALVPLFFMVKRLDMLNTYQGLILVYVAYSMPFTVFFMHSFFRTLPTAVHEAAVIDGASHTRIFFQVMMPMAKPGLISVGIFNVLGQWNQYILPSVLMQPQTGSDPERYMLTQGLIQLQYQMGYETDLPVLFAGVTIAMIPMLVVYLSFQRQIQAGLTSATLK